The Flectobacillus major DSM 103 genome has a window encoding:
- a CDS encoding cyanophycinase, whose product MKKKHLFLTFFTLLSIHLALGQIPIKVNEKSPTRHGPEKGTLIIIGGGTVTPEIWNKFVELAGGKEKAKLVVVTAAAGDSAALSLSAVESLKKNTGVTKVTLLHTKNLKEANSEAFIAPLREATGVYFIGGRQWRIADSYLNTLTHQAFQEVLERGGVIAGSSAGASIQGSFLWRGDTKGPHILVGDHTQGLGFLKNSAIDQHLLRRNRQFDLVDFIKHSPELIGIGLDESTAVIVQKDILEVLGKSYVAIYDYNTIIGNGEKHTVNQQEVNTASNGSFFFLSNGQKYDLQNRKVIKTNE is encoded by the coding sequence ATGAAAAAGAAACATCTCTTCCTTACTTTTTTTACCTTATTAAGTATTCACTTAGCCTTGGGCCAAATACCAATTAAAGTCAATGAAAAGTCACCAACCCGTCATGGGCCCGAAAAAGGCACATTGATTATTATAGGTGGCGGAACGGTTACACCCGAAATATGGAACAAGTTTGTAGAATTAGCTGGCGGAAAAGAAAAGGCTAAATTGGTAGTAGTAACAGCCGCAGCTGGCGATTCGGCAGCATTAAGTCTATCGGCAGTAGAGTCATTAAAGAAAAATACTGGAGTAACCAAGGTAACTTTATTACATACCAAAAACCTAAAAGAAGCCAATAGCGAAGCATTTATAGCTCCACTTCGTGAAGCTACTGGCGTATATTTTATCGGAGGTCGCCAATGGCGAATTGCTGATTCGTACTTGAACACCCTTACTCATCAAGCTTTTCAGGAGGTGCTAGAACGAGGGGGAGTTATTGCAGGGTCGTCGGCAGGAGCAAGTATTCAAGGGTCATTTCTTTGGCGTGGCGATACAAAAGGCCCTCATATTCTGGTAGGAGACCATACTCAGGGCTTGGGCTTCTTAAAAAATTCGGCAATCGACCAGCATCTGCTTCGCCGAAATCGTCAATTTGATTTGGTAGATTTTATCAAACACTCTCCAGAATTAATTGGTATTGGCTTAGATGAATCGACCGCAGTAATTGTTCAGAAAGATATTCTGGAAGTTCTGGGTAAATCATACGTAGCCATTTATGACTATAATACCATTATTGGCAATGGAGAAAAACATACCGTAAACCAACAGGAAGTAAATACCGCCTCAAATGGTTCGTTCTTTTTTTTGAGCAATGGCCAAAAGTACGATTTACAAAACCGAAAAGTAATAAAAACCAATGAGTGA
- a CDS encoding c-type cytochrome, which translates to MYKKQYILGLGSLFIAITTLQACYQAVSKEQGISVGPNIRISKKQSLLSDTLPPSFGFGRQATQAEIARLDIDVRPDGKGLPAGNGIASKGKVIFETKCVACHGVGGIGGINGSLVTNKKATDKRKEKTIGNYWPYATTVFDYIRRAMPFNQPGSLSNEEVYNLTAYLLHANEIIDDKTVINAQTLPKVEMPAKNLFVPDDRKGGPEIK; encoded by the coding sequence ATGTACAAAAAGCAATACATATTAGGTTTAGGCAGCTTATTTATTGCTATAACCACCTTACAAGCTTGTTATCAGGCAGTTAGTAAAGAACAAGGTATTTCAGTTGGCCCTAATATTCGTATCTCGAAAAAACAAAGTCTTTTATCAGATACCCTTCCACCCTCATTTGGGTTTGGTAGACAAGCTACCCAAGCCGAAATCGCCCGATTAGATATAGATGTCCGTCCTGATGGAAAAGGATTACCAGCAGGAAATGGTATTGCTTCAAAAGGAAAAGTCATTTTTGAAACCAAATGCGTGGCGTGTCATGGTGTTGGAGGCATTGGAGGAATCAACGGTTCTTTGGTAACCAACAAAAAAGCTACAGATAAAAGAAAAGAAAAAACCATTGGCAATTATTGGCCTTATGCTACTACGGTTTTTGATTATATCCGTCGAGCCATGCCCTTCAATCAGCCTGGTTCATTGAGCAACGAAGAAGTGTATAACTTAACCGCTTATTTATTGCACGCCAACGAAATTATTGATGACAAAACCGTAATCAATGCCCAAACACTACCCAAAGTAGAAATGCCAGCAAAAAATTTATTTGTACCTGATGACCGCAAAGGAGGGCCAGAAATCAAATGA
- the soxC gene encoding sulfite dehydrogenase, which translates to MKIHKIIEITQQFPQKLSRRKLLGGAATAAVAIVQTTNGQAVQKGISQNAIDDDPTKKFGTPAGEIGTRSPFVKSVKKPSDISSRSPLQDFYGIITPSDLHFERHHAGVPEINPTKHELLIHGLVEKPMVFTLADLKRFPSVSRITFLECSGNFRGGKENLTPQEICGLTSQSEWTGVKLSTLFREVGVKPNASWFLAEGGDAAVMTRSIPVQKGWDDAIIAYAQNGEPLRPEQGFPIRLFNPGWEGNTSVKWLRRLELSDAPYYTREETSKYTEPIKDGKFRIFSFDIDARSIITFPSFPQQVEKGWIEIRGLAWSGRGKVVKVEVSTDAGKSWQIAQLNEPILDKAHVQFRYLWQWRGDETEIMSRVTDETGYTQPTLKQLFDARGSEGGYHMNPITAWQIKKDGRVLFKPETPR; encoded by the coding sequence ATGAAAATTCATAAAATCATAGAAATAACACAGCAGTTTCCTCAAAAATTATCTCGCCGCAAACTGCTAGGCGGAGCAGCCACTGCCGCCGTTGCAATTGTTCAAACTACCAATGGACAAGCCGTTCAGAAGGGTATTTCTCAAAATGCAATTGACGACGACCCAACCAAGAAATTTGGTACACCTGCGGGCGAAATCGGAACTCGGTCTCCTTTTGTGAAGTCTGTAAAAAAACCTTCTGATATTTCTTCGAGGTCGCCTTTACAAGATTTTTACGGCATAATCACTCCCTCAGACCTCCATTTTGAACGCCATCATGCAGGTGTTCCCGAAATAAACCCTACCAAACACGAATTACTGATTCATGGCTTAGTAGAAAAACCGATGGTTTTTACCTTGGCCGATTTAAAGCGTTTTCCCTCGGTTTCTCGTATTACATTTCTAGAATGTTCAGGAAATTTTAGAGGTGGAAAAGAAAACCTTACACCTCAAGAAATCTGTGGACTAACTAGCCAAAGTGAATGGACGGGGGTAAAACTTTCAACCTTGTTTAGAGAAGTGGGCGTAAAACCCAATGCCTCATGGTTTTTGGCAGAAGGTGGCGATGCCGCCGTCATGACCCGCAGTATTCCTGTACAAAAAGGCTGGGACGATGCCATTATCGCTTATGCCCAAAATGGCGAACCTCTTCGGCCAGAACAAGGCTTTCCGATTAGGCTATTTAATCCTGGTTGGGAAGGCAATACCAGTGTAAAGTGGCTTCGTAGGTTAGAATTATCAGATGCTCCTTATTATACCCGAGAAGAAACCTCTAAATACACTGAGCCTATCAAAGATGGAAAATTTAGAATTTTCAGTTTTGATATTGATGCTCGTTCTATCATTACTTTTCCTTCTTTTCCACAGCAAGTAGAAAAAGGTTGGATAGAAATTCGTGGTTTGGCGTGGTCTGGACGAGGTAAGGTTGTAAAAGTAGAAGTTAGTACCGATGCAGGAAAAAGCTGGCAAATTGCCCAACTCAACGAACCGATTTTGGATAAAGCTCATGTACAATTTAGGTATTTGTGGCAATGGCGAGGCGATGAAACCGAAATCATGAGTCGAGTAACTGACGAAACAGGCTATACGCAACCAACACTCAAACAGCTATTTGATGCTCGTGGCAGCGAAGGAGGCTACCACATGAACCCTATTACGGCTTGGCAAATCAAAAAAGATGGACGAGTATTATTCAAACCCGAAACTCCTCGATAG